The segment AAGCATATGTCGATCAAGCGATGGAATCAGCAGAAGGTGCTTTTAAAAAATGGAGAACATGGACGGCGGTAGAACGTGCAGAAGTGCTGTATAGAGCAGCTGCAATTGTGCGTCGTCGTAAGCATAAGTTTTCCGCATGGTTGGTATACGATGCTGGTAAGCCTTGGGGGCAGGCTGATGCAGATACAGCAGAAGGTATTGATTTTATAGAGTACTATGCGCGCCATATGATTGAGCTGGAAAAAGGGAAAGAAATTAATGATCGTGCGGGTGAAGAAAATACGTATTTCTATCAGCCGATGGGTCCAGGTGTTACCATCCCGCCATGGAACTTCGCATTTGCGATCGTAGCAGGTACTACTGTTGCGCCAATTGTAGCGGGTAATCCTGTGCTCCTGAAGCCATCTGAGAATACACCGGTGATTGCATATAAATTAGTAGAAGCACTGGAAGAAGCAGGCCTGCCAAAAGGTGTGGTAAATTTTGTACCAGGAGATCCTGCGGAAATTGGCGATCATCTCGTGGATCATCCGAATACGCACTTTATTAACTTTACTGGTTCTCGTGCAACTGGAATCCGTATTATCGAACGTGCAGCAAAAGTACAAGAAGGGCAAACCTTCCTAAAACGAGTGGTTGCTGAAATGGGTGGAAAAGACACGATCATCGTTGATAATAACGCAGATCTGGAACTTGCAGCTCAATCCATTGTGCATTCAGCATTCGGTTTCTCCGGACAGAAATGTTCTGCCTGCTCAAGAGCAATCGTGCATAAGGATGTGTATGAAGACGTGCTCGGACGATGTGTCGAATTGACAAAAGAATTAACAGTGGGCAACACGAGTGAAGAAGATGCATACATGGGTGCTGTTGTTAATCAAAAACAATTTGATAGTATCAGTAATTATATTGAAATTGGTAAGCAAGAGGGGGAACTTGTTGTTGGTGGAGAAACGGACGATACCAAAGGTTATTTCGTTCATCCGACTATCTTTAAAGATGTGGATCCACAAGCACGTATCATGCAGGAAGAAATATTCGGTCCGGTTTTAGGATTTGCAAAAGCAGAAGACTTCGACGAATTGCTTGAGATTGCAAACAACACGGAATACGGCTTGACTGGTGCGGTAATCTCAGACAATCGTGAGCATTTAAACCGTGCGCGCTATGAATTTCAAGTGGGTAACCTCTATTTCAACCGCGGATGTACCGGTGCCATTGTCGGTTATCAACCGTTCGGCGGATTTAAAATGTCCGGTACAGATTCCAAAGCAGGAGGCCCGGATTATCTCACACACTTCTTGGAAGCTAAAACATTATCGCAACATTTCTAAAGAAGGCTAGAATAATTGTGACAATAGGGTGCACCTATTGTCACTTGTTCCTAATTTTAATGTAAGAAGTTACCTGAAAGGAGCCGCCAGCATGTCCAATCTAACAAGAGATTTTTTCATAGGCTTATCAAATAATAAATTACTAAATAAGAGTGCCAAAAAATGGGGTTTCCGTATGGGTGCGGAAAAGTTTGTGGCGGGTACCACAATTGAAAGCGTTACAGAAACGGTCAAGGAACTTAACCATCATGGAATAAGCTGTACGCTCGACCGTTTGGGAGAATTTGTATCCGAAAAAGAAGAGGCCATTGAAGCGAAAGAAGAATCTATTCGTCTCTTAGAAAAGATCCATGCAGAGGATATAGATTGTCATATATCGGTGAAGTTAACACAAATGGGGTTGGATATTGATCAGGAATTTTGCATCCAAAATTTGCAGGAAATTTTGCAAGTGGCAGCTCAATATAATATTTTTGTCAATATCGATATGGAAGATTATGCGCGTTATCAGCAAACCTTGGATGTACTTCAAATCTTAAGGACAGATTATGAAAACGTAGGCACGGTTATTCAATCTTATCTATGCCGAACCGAGGTAGATTTGGATAGCCTTAAAGATGTACGTCTCAGGCTGGTAAAAGGGGCTTATAAAGAAAGCGAGGAAGTTGCCTATCAGAACAAAGTGGACATTGACCGTAATTTTGTAATGATTGCTAGAAAAAGACTGCTAGGAGAGACATTTACTTCTATCGCAACACATGATCATCATATCATCAATGAATTGAAAGCGTTTATCCATGAAAATAATATCGACAAAAATACGTACGAATTCCAGATGCTATATGGTTTTCGAAATGACATGCAGCACGGGCTCACAGATGAGGGTTATAATTTCTGTACCTATATTCCGTTCGGCACGGAGTGGTTTGGGTATTTCATGCGCCGTATGGCCGAAAGACCACAGAATATTAATTTGGTTTTGAAGGATACCTTTTACACGAAAGATAATAAGTTGAAGAAAAAACCAATTATTGCCGGGGTAGTGGCTGGGGCGTTGGTGTTGGCATTGTTGAGGCGAGGGAAGAGATGAATGGGAGAATAGCAAGACAGTAGAATGGCGTATCAGTTAATATATAAGCCATAGCGATTATGCTATGGCTTTTCTCATAAGGTTTCTAAGATCTTATTGAAACTTTCTTCTTTGTTCTTCGTATATTTAGAAGGAAAGTATACTACAAATCTGTTATCATGGAAAAAGAATAAAAGAAACATAGGGGGGAGTTAATTTTTGGATAATGAAAGCAATAGGAATCCCAAACAAGTAGCGCAGTTGAAAAAATTCGGCAGGCGTTTCGGTATCGTTATTGGAATACTACTACTTCTTCTCATCATCGGATCGGTTGCATTCCACTGGGTTACAGATTACATATGGATGGATAACCTTGATTTTGGAGGAGTGTTTACGACTATCCTAGGAAGTAAAGTGTTGCTCGGTGTAGCGGGCTTTATCTTGTTCTTTGTGGTTACATATTTCACTTTTTTCTTGATTATCCGTTCTTATACCAAGCATTTTGATTCGCATCAGCTACCACCGATTATTCTGAAGCGAAAAATAATGAATGCCATTATGTTTGGTGTTTCTCTTTTGGCAGGACTGATTGGGAGTACGGTCGTACAGGGGATCGGCTGGGAGCCTGCGCTCAAACTTTTAAATCATGCTTCATTTGGGCAAGCGGATCCGTATTTTAATATGGATATTTCTTTTTATATGTTTGTTCTGCCGTTTCTGGAATTTATTGTTTATCTTTTACTTGGTTTAAGCATCTTTTTCCTGATTGTGCAGATTGGCTCTTATTCAGTATTTAACATGTACCGAATGAGTCGTTCAGCCCAGTGGCATATGGGAGTAACT is part of the Virgibacillus sp. NKC19-16 genome and harbors:
- the pruA gene encoding L-glutamate gamma-semialdehyde dehydrogenase, whose translation is MVLPFKHEPFTDFNDETNRKEFDAALKEVKEQLGQEYPLVINGEKIYTDDKLVSVNPSDKNQVVGNVSKATKAYVDQAMESAEGAFKKWRTWTAVERAEVLYRAAAIVRRRKHKFSAWLVYDAGKPWGQADADTAEGIDFIEYYARHMIELEKGKEINDRAGEENTYFYQPMGPGVTIPPWNFAFAIVAGTTVAPIVAGNPVLLKPSENTPVIAYKLVEALEEAGLPKGVVNFVPGDPAEIGDHLVDHPNTHFINFTGSRATGIRIIERAAKVQEGQTFLKRVVAEMGGKDTIIVDNNADLELAAQSIVHSAFGFSGQKCSACSRAIVHKDVYEDVLGRCVELTKELTVGNTSEEDAYMGAVVNQKQFDSISNYIEIGKQEGELVVGGETDDTKGYFVHPTIFKDVDPQARIMQEEIFGPVLGFAKAEDFDELLEIANNTEYGLTGAVISDNREHLNRARYEFQVGNLYFNRGCTGAIVGYQPFGGFKMSGTDSKAGGPDYLTHFLEAKTLSQHF
- a CDS encoding proline dehydrogenase family protein translates to MSNLTRDFFIGLSNNKLLNKSAKKWGFRMGAEKFVAGTTIESVTETVKELNHHGISCTLDRLGEFVSEKEEAIEAKEESIRLLEKIHAEDIDCHISVKLTQMGLDIDQEFCIQNLQEILQVAAQYNIFVNIDMEDYARYQQTLDVLQILRTDYENVGTVIQSYLCRTEVDLDSLKDVRLRLVKGAYKESEEVAYQNKVDIDRNFVMIARKRLLGETFTSIATHDHHIINELKAFIHENNIDKNTYEFQMLYGFRNDMQHGLTDEGYNFCTYIPFGTEWFGYFMRRMAERPQNINLVLKDTFYTKDNKLKKKPIIAGVVAGALVLALLRRGKR